A window from Pseudomonas kribbensis encodes these proteins:
- a CDS encoding GntP family permease: MSVIIALAALALLMLAAYRGYSVILFAPIAALGAVLLTDPSAVAPAFTGVFMEKMVGFIKLYFPVFLLGAVFGKLIELSGFSRSIVAAAIRLLGTRQAMLVIVLVCALLTYGGVSLFVVVFAVYPFAAEMFRQSNIPKRLIPATIALGAFSFTMDALPGTPQIQNIIPSAFFNTTAWAAPWLGVIGTIFVFCAGMLFLQRQRNKAQRAGEGYGTELRNEPETAEDLKLPNPWIALSPLLAVGIMNLLFTQWIPQWYGKTHSLALPGMAAPVTTEIAKLTAIWAVQAALLVGILMVLAFGFKAIKSKLAEGSKSAVSGALLAAMNTASEYGFGAVIASLPGFLVLADWLKSIPNPLVNEAITVTLLAGITGSASGGMSIALAAMSEQFISAAHAANIPLEVLHRVAAMASGGMDTLPHNGAVITLLAVTGLTHREAYKDIFCITLIKTLAVFVVIGTFYATGIV; encoded by the coding sequence ATGAGTGTGATCATCGCCTTGGCAGCCCTCGCGCTGCTGATGCTCGCGGCCTACCGTGGCTACAGCGTTATCCTTTTTGCCCCGATTGCCGCCCTCGGCGCCGTCCTGCTCACCGACCCGTCCGCTGTCGCCCCCGCCTTCACCGGGGTGTTCATGGAGAAGATGGTCGGCTTCATCAAACTCTACTTTCCCGTGTTCCTGCTCGGCGCCGTGTTCGGCAAACTGATCGAGCTGTCGGGATTCTCGCGGTCGATTGTCGCGGCAGCGATTCGCTTGCTCGGCACGCGCCAGGCAATGCTGGTGATCGTGCTGGTCTGCGCCCTGCTCACCTACGGCGGCGTTTCGCTGTTCGTGGTGGTGTTTGCGGTCTACCCGTTCGCAGCGGAAATGTTCCGCCAGAGCAACATCCCCAAGCGCCTGATCCCGGCGACCATCGCCCTCGGCGCGTTCTCGTTCACCATGGACGCCCTGCCCGGCACGCCACAGATCCAGAACATCATCCCCAGCGCCTTCTTCAACACCACCGCATGGGCAGCACCCTGGTTGGGTGTGATCGGGACGATTTTCGTGTTCTGCGCCGGCATGCTGTTCTTGCAGCGTCAGCGCAACAAGGCTCAGCGTGCCGGTGAAGGCTACGGCACCGAACTGCGCAACGAACCGGAAACTGCCGAAGACCTGAAATTGCCCAACCCGTGGATCGCCCTGTCGCCGTTGCTGGCAGTGGGCATCATGAACCTGCTGTTCACCCAATGGATTCCGCAGTGGTACGGCAAGACCCACAGCCTCGCGCTGCCAGGCATGGCCGCACCGGTTACCACTGAAATTGCCAAGCTCACCGCGATCTGGGCGGTGCAGGCTGCTTTGCTGGTGGGCATCCTGATGGTGCTGGCATTCGGTTTTAAAGCGATCAAAAGCAAGCTCGCCGAGGGCAGCAAAAGCGCGGTCAGCGGCGCACTGCTGGCGGCGATGAACACCGCGTCGGAATACGGTTTCGGCGCGGTCATCGCCTCGTTGCCGGGTTTTCTGGTGCTGGCCGACTGGCTCAAGAGCATTCCCAATCCGCTGGTCAACGAAGCGATCACCGTGACCCTGCTGGCCGGCATCACCGGCTCCGCGTCGGGCGGTATGAGCATCGCCCTGGCGGCGATGTCTGAACAATTCATCAGCGCCGCCCACGCCGCCAACATTCCGCTGGAAGTGCTGCACCGGGTGGCCGCGATGGCCAGCGGCGGCATGGACACCTTGCCGCACAACGGCGCGGTCATCACGTTGCTGGCGGTCACCGGTCTGACTCACCGTGAGGCCTACAAGGACATTTTCTGTATTACGCTGATCAAGACCCTGGCGGTTTTCGTGGTAATCGGCACTTTCTACGCCACTGGCATTGTGTGA
- the hbdH gene encoding 3-hydroxybutyrate dehydrogenase: protein MTTLSGKTALVTGSTSGIGLGIALTLAKAGANLILNGFGDASKVIAEVEQFGGKVGHHPADVSSPEQIADMIAYAEREFGGVDILVNNAGIQHVAAVEEFPVERWDSIIAINLSSVFHSTRLSLPGMRAKGWGRIVNIASVHGLVGSTGKAAYVAAKHGVIGLTKVVGLETAASNVTCNAICPGWVLTPLVQKQIDDRAAKGVDPQQAQHDLLAEKQPSLEFVTPAHLGELVLFLCSEAGSQVRGAAWNIDGGWLAQ from the coding sequence ATGACGACTCTTTCTGGCAAGACCGCACTGGTCACCGGCTCCACCAGCGGCATCGGGCTGGGCATTGCGCTCACGCTGGCCAAGGCCGGCGCCAACCTGATCCTCAACGGCTTTGGCGATGCTTCGAAGGTGATTGCCGAAGTCGAGCAGTTCGGCGGCAAGGTCGGCCATCACCCGGCGGACGTCAGCAGCCCCGAGCAGATCGCCGACATGATCGCCTACGCCGAGCGCGAGTTCGGCGGCGTGGACATTCTGGTCAACAACGCCGGTATCCAGCATGTCGCGGCGGTTGAGGAATTTCCGGTTGAGCGTTGGGATTCGATCATCGCCATCAACCTGTCGTCGGTGTTTCACAGCACCCGCCTGAGCCTGCCGGGCATGCGCGCCAAGGGCTGGGGGCGAATCGTCAACATCGCCTCGGTCCACGGCCTGGTCGGTTCCACCGGCAAGGCGGCGTATGTGGCGGCCAAACATGGCGTGATCGGCCTGACCAAGGTCGTCGGCCTGGAAACCGCCGCCAGCAACGTCACTTGCAACGCCATCTGCCCGGGCTGGGTGCTGACGCCGCTGGTGCAGAAGCAGATCGATGATCGCGCGGCCAAGGGTGTCGACCCGCAGCAGGCGCAACACGATCTGCTGGCCGAGAAACAGCCGTCGCTGGAGTTCGTCACCCCGGCGCATTTGGGTGAACTGGTGCTGTTCCTGTGCAGCGAGGCCGGCAGCCAGGTGCGCGGCGCCGCGTGGAATATCGATGGCGGGTGGCTCGCGCAGTAA
- a CDS encoding acetoacetate--CoA ligase, whose amino-acid sequence MSDILWQPDAKRIARSRMDGFRRFIIQRHHVHLDDYPALHKWSIDQREAFWQAIVDFFGISFHTQPDAVLREGLKMPGAEWFPGATLNFAEHLLSRRDDAIAVIAIGENGQRELLTWAELAQQVAGFQASLQAAGVVVGDRVAACMPNTWQTLVAMLATTSLGAIWSCSSPDFGTHGVIDRFGQIEPKVLITCAGYRYAGKEIDQTVKINEILEQLPTLQQLIIVPYARPHAHAKDYRTPANVTLWDDFYEPGDEPQFVPVPFDHPLYVLYSSGTTGVPKCIVHSTGGVLLQHVKEHGLHVDLGPGDRLFYYTTCGWMMWNWLVSALAVGSAVVLYDGSPFYPDNQRMLELLDDEQVSVFGTSPKFLATLESSGIKPRESHDLSQLKTLLCTGSALSPQSYDFVYRDFKPDVCLSSMSGGTDIVSCFVNGNPMSAVRRGEIMGKSLAMAVEVWNDAGQPVIGKKGELVCTRPFPAMPIGLWNDPDGEKLCKSYFSLFPGVWAQGDYAEELPHGGMLIHGRSDAVLNPGGVRIGTAEIYRQVEKVPQVLDSIAIGQQWQDDVRVVLFVRLKEGVTLDDALQQQIRQVIRVNTTPRHVPAKIVAVTDIPRTISGKVVELAVRNVVHGQPVKNTDALANPEALEQFRNRVELRD is encoded by the coding sequence ATGTCCGACATCCTCTGGCAGCCCGATGCCAAACGCATTGCCCGGTCCCGCATGGACGGTTTTCGGCGCTTCATCATCCAGCGCCATCACGTGCACCTCGATGACTACCCGGCCCTGCACAAATGGTCCATCGACCAGCGCGAGGCGTTCTGGCAGGCGATCGTGGATTTCTTCGGTATCAGCTTTCACACCCAGCCCGACGCGGTCCTGCGCGAAGGCCTGAAGATGCCCGGTGCCGAATGGTTTCCCGGCGCTACGTTGAACTTCGCCGAACACCTGCTGAGCCGACGGGACGATGCCATCGCGGTAATCGCCATCGGCGAAAACGGCCAGCGTGAATTGTTGACCTGGGCCGAACTGGCCCAGCAAGTCGCCGGGTTCCAGGCCAGCCTGCAAGCGGCCGGCGTCGTTGTTGGCGACCGGGTCGCAGCCTGCATGCCCAACACCTGGCAAACCCTGGTGGCGATGCTCGCGACCACCAGTCTCGGGGCGATCTGGTCCTGTTCCTCGCCGGACTTCGGCACCCACGGCGTGATCGACCGTTTTGGCCAGATCGAACCCAAAGTGCTGATCACCTGCGCCGGTTACCGTTACGCCGGCAAAGAGATCGACCAGACCGTCAAGATCAACGAAATCCTCGAACAGCTGCCGACCTTGCAACAGCTGATCATCGTGCCTTACGCACGCCCTCACGCCCATGCCAAGGATTACCGGACACCCGCCAACGTCACATTGTGGGACGACTTCTATGAACCGGGCGATGAGCCGCAATTTGTGCCGGTGCCGTTCGACCATCCGCTGTACGTGCTGTATTCCAGCGGCACCACCGGCGTGCCGAAGTGCATCGTTCACAGCACCGGTGGCGTGTTGCTGCAACACGTCAAGGAGCACGGATTGCATGTCGATCTGGGCCCCGGCGACCGCTTGTTCTATTACACGACTTGCGGCTGGATGATGTGGAACTGGCTGGTGTCGGCACTGGCGGTCGGCAGCGCGGTGGTGCTCTATGACGGTTCACCGTTTTATCCGGACAACCAGCGAATGCTGGAGCTGCTCGACGACGAGCAAGTCAGCGTGTTCGGCACCAGCCCGAAATTCCTCGCGACTCTGGAAAGCAGCGGCATCAAGCCCCGTGAAAGCCATGACCTGAGCCAGCTGAAAACCCTGCTCTGTACTGGTTCTGCGCTTTCGCCGCAGAGTTATGACTTCGTCTATCGCGACTTCAAACCGGACGTCTGCCTTTCCTCGATGTCCGGCGGTACGGACATCGTGTCCTGCTTCGTCAACGGCAACCCGATGTCGGCCGTACGCCGGGGCGAGATCATGGGCAAAAGCCTGGCCATGGCGGTCGAAGTTTGGAACGACGCCGGGCAGCCGGTGATCGGCAAAAAAGGCGAGCTGGTGTGTACCCGGCCATTCCCGGCCATGCCCATCGGACTCTGGAACGACCCCGATGGCGAAAAGCTGTGCAAATCCTATTTCAGCCTGTTTCCTGGCGTCTGGGCCCAGGGCGATTACGCCGAAGAGTTGCCCCACGGCGGGATGCTGATTCACGGGCGCTCCGACGCCGTGCTCAACCCCGGTGGCGTTCGCATCGGTACGGCGGAAATCTACCGTCAGGTGGAGAAAGTCCCGCAAGTGCTGGACAGCATCGCCATCGGCCAACAATGGCAGGACGACGTGCGCGTCGTACTGTTCGTGCGCCTCAAGGAAGGCGTAACGCTGGATGACGCGCTGCAACAGCAGATCCGCCAGGTGATCCGTGTCAACACCACACCGCGCCATGTACCGGCGAAAATCGTCGCGGTCACCGATATTCCGCGCACCATCAGCGGCAAAGTGGTGGAGCTGGCCGTGCGCAATGTGGTGCATGGCCAGCCAGTCAAAAACACTGATGCATTGGCCAATCCAGAAGCGCTTGAGCAGTTCCGCAATCGGGTCGAACTTCGCGATTGA
- a CDS encoding PilT/PilU family type 4a pilus ATPase yields MEIDALLKQLASRHGSDLFLSTGAPPSARFDGVLTPLGEQPFKPGEVATVAASLMDAEQRREFDRELEMNLAISRTGIGRFRVNIFKQRNDVSIVIRNVKLDIPRFEDLKLPSVLLETVMLKQGLILFVGATDSGKSTSLAALIDHRNRHSSGHIITIEDPVEYIHRHKRSIINQREVGVDTRSFHAALKNTLRQAPDVVLIGEIRDRETMEHALAFAETGHLVLSTLHANNANQALDRIINFFPEERRSQLLHALGNHLKVFVSQRLVRTRDGQRRAAAEVMLGTPTIADLIRRNDFGELKTIMEKSAELGMQTFDAALFALVAEGVIDEDEALKNADSVNNLRLRLKLHADTVPSPPPSTGEWGLVD; encoded by the coding sequence ATGGAAATCGACGCACTGCTCAAACAACTGGCGAGCCGTCACGGCTCGGATCTGTTCCTGTCCACGGGCGCACCGCCGAGCGCGCGGTTTGACGGGGTACTGACGCCTCTGGGTGAACAACCGTTCAAGCCCGGTGAGGTGGCAACTGTCGCCGCGTCCCTGATGGACGCCGAGCAGCGTCGGGAGTTCGACCGGGAGCTGGAAATGAACCTGGCAATCTCCCGCACGGGCATCGGGCGATTTCGGGTCAACATCTTCAAGCAGCGTAATGATGTGTCGATCGTGATCCGCAACGTCAAGCTCGATATCCCCCGGTTCGAAGACCTCAAACTGCCGTCTGTACTGCTGGAAACGGTGATGCTCAAGCAAGGGCTGATCCTGTTCGTCGGCGCCACCGACTCGGGCAAGTCCACCTCCCTGGCCGCGCTGATCGATCATCGCAACCGCCACAGCAGCGGACATATCATCACCATAGAAGATCCGGTGGAATACATTCATCGGCACAAGCGCTCGATCATCAACCAGCGGGAAGTCGGCGTCGATACCCGAAGTTTTCATGCGGCGTTGAAAAACACCCTGCGCCAGGCCCCGGACGTAGTGCTGATTGGCGAGATACGCGATCGCGAGACCATGGAGCATGCACTGGCATTCGCCGAAACCGGGCATCTGGTGTTGTCGACCTTGCATGCCAATAACGCCAATCAGGCGCTGGACCGGATCATCAACTTCTTCCCCGAAGAGCGCCGGTCGCAATTGCTGCATGCCTTGGGCAATCACCTGAAGGTGTTTGTATCCCAGCGTCTGGTACGAACTCGGGACGGCCAGCGACGGGCGGCAGCAGAAGTCATGCTCGGTACGCCGACGATTGCCGACCTGATCCGGCGCAATGACTTCGGCGAACTGAAAACCATCATGGAAAAATCGGCGGAACTGGGCATGCAGACCTTTGACGCTGCACTGTTCGCGCTGGTGGCGGAAGGGGTGATCGATGAAGACGAGGCTCTGAAAAACGCAGACTCGGTGAACAACCTGCGCCTGCGTCTGAAGCTGCATGCCGATACCGTCCCGTCCCCACCACCATCGACCGGCGAGTGGGGACTGGTGGACTGA
- a CDS encoding PAS domain-containing hybrid sensor histidine kinase/response regulator, with translation MNAVPNTNDAQALIARTDWSRSPLGSAGTWPQSLRTAVDIVIHSPMPMLLLWGPQLTQIYNNGFAVLAGNKHPHAFGQPAHQIWPELRDFTDPIYSAVLQGQVRTYSERRFTLQRDGKESDFWLDLTYSPIRDESAQVAGILVTAIETNERRRIALELKQRSEESLKAQKQTEERLQLALAATDAVGTWDWDIGQDRFIADAHFAQLHGVDPALASQLPISEYLHGVHPEDRALIARSIKHCITHGTEYAEEYRLLQANGDVRWVFARGRCYKDHHGRPMRFLGAALDLTERKHTEQALRQSQTELQLIINAMPILISYVDREERFRLNNAAYLDWYGLTPQELYGRTIREVIGEESYFLRAPYIAEALAGRPCSFSLYTPHRDGTQRHALMNYLPRHGPDGAVNGFYIFVIDETERKKTEEALRNLNETLEERVSARTEQLAQANQRLQNEMFERERAEDALRHAQKMEAVGQLTGGIAHDFNNMLTGIIGSLDLMQRYIASGRADEIGRFTDAAVSSANRAAALTHRLLAFSRRQSLDRKTINVNELIHSLEDLIRRTKGDPIELTLRLADNVWPVSTDVSQLENALLNLVINARDAMPDGGELLIETANVYLDGNDITTLEPVKAGDYLMLAVSDNGTGMTPSVRSKAFDPFFTTKPIGQGTGLGLSMIYGFAQQSGGHVSLDSLPGQGTCVRLYLPRLHSLVAEPVVTEETTQTPAVATGETVVVVEDDPAVRMLVMDLLKELGYRAHEAEDAKGALPLLESDLRVDLLVTDVGLPGMNGRQLAEIARQHRPGLKVLFMTGYAQKAAERQGFLEDGMDMVAKPFSIDLLAGKIRTMISQNP, from the coding sequence ATGAACGCTGTACCGAACACCAACGACGCCCAGGCATTGATCGCCCGCACCGACTGGAGCCGCAGCCCGCTCGGCAGCGCCGGTACCTGGCCGCAGAGCCTGCGCACCGCGGTGGACATCGTGATTCACTCGCCGATGCCGATGCTGCTGTTGTGGGGTCCGCAGCTCACCCAGATCTACAACAACGGCTTCGCGGTACTGGCCGGCAACAAGCATCCACACGCTTTCGGACAGCCGGCGCACCAGATATGGCCTGAACTTCGAGACTTTACCGACCCGATTTACAGCGCCGTCCTACAAGGCCAGGTGCGAACCTACAGCGAACGTCGCTTCACCCTGCAACGGGACGGCAAGGAATCCGACTTCTGGCTGGACCTGACTTACAGCCCGATTCGCGACGAAAGCGCGCAAGTGGCCGGCATTCTGGTCACCGCCATCGAGACCAACGAACGCCGACGCATCGCCCTGGAACTCAAGCAGCGTTCCGAAGAAAGCCTCAAGGCGCAAAAACAGACCGAGGAGCGCCTGCAACTGGCGCTGGCAGCCACCGACGCGGTCGGCACCTGGGACTGGGACATCGGTCAGGACCGTTTCATCGCCGATGCGCACTTCGCCCAGTTGCACGGGGTCGACCCGGCACTGGCCAGTCAGCTGCCGATCAGTGAATACCTGCACGGCGTGCATCCCGAGGACCGCGCGCTGATCGCCCGCAGCATCAAACATTGCATCACCCATGGCACCGAATACGCTGAGGAATATCGCCTGTTGCAGGCCAATGGCGACGTACGCTGGGTATTTGCGCGCGGGCGTTGCTACAAGGATCATCACGGGCGGCCAATGCGCTTTCTCGGCGCGGCGCTGGACCTGACCGAACGCAAGCACACCGAGCAGGCCCTGCGCCAAAGCCAGACCGAGTTGCAACTGATCATTAACGCGATGCCGATCCTGATCAGCTACGTTGACCGCGAAGAGCGTTTTCGCCTGAACAACGCCGCGTACCTGGACTGGTACGGGCTGACTCCGCAGGAGCTGTACGGTCGCACGATCCGCGAAGTGATCGGCGAAGAGTCCTACTTTCTGCGCGCCCCGTACATCGCCGAAGCCCTGGCCGGCCGCCCTTGCTCGTTCAGTCTTTACACCCCCCATCGCGATGGCACTCAACGCCACGCCTTGATGAACTACCTGCCACGCCACGGCCCGGACGGCGCGGTGAACGGTTTCTACATCTTCGTGATCGACGAGACCGAACGCAAAAAAACCGAAGAAGCCCTGCGCAACCTCAATGAAACCCTTGAGGAACGCGTCAGCGCGCGTACCGAGCAACTGGCCCAGGCCAACCAGCGCCTGCAGAACGAAATGTTCGAACGCGAACGCGCCGAAGATGCCCTGCGCCACGCGCAGAAAATGGAAGCGGTCGGTCAGCTCACCGGCGGCATTGCCCATGACTTCAACAACATGCTGACCGGAATCATCGGCAGCCTCGACCTGATGCAGCGCTACATCGCCAGTGGCCGCGCCGATGAGATCGGCCGGTTCACCGACGCGGCCGTGTCATCGGCCAATCGCGCCGCGGCGTTGACCCACCGCTTGCTGGCGTTTTCCCGGCGCCAGTCACTGGACCGCAAGACGATCAATGTCAACGAACTGATCCATTCCCTGGAAGACCTGATCCGCCGTACCAAAGGCGACCCGATCGAACTGACCTTGCGCCTGGCCGACAACGTCTGGCCCGTCAGCACCGATGTAAGCCAATTGGAAAACGCCCTGCTCAACCTGGTGATCAACGCCCGCGACGCCATGCCGGATGGCGGCGAGCTGCTGATCGAAACGGCTAACGTGTACCTCGACGGCAACGACATCACCACCCTCGAACCGGTCAAGGCCGGTGATTACCTGATGCTCGCGGTAAGCGACAACGGTACCGGCATGACGCCGTCGGTGCGATCCAAGGCCTTCGACCCGTTCTTCACCACCAAACCGATTGGCCAGGGCACCGGGCTCGGGTTGTCGATGATTTATGGCTTTGCCCAGCAATCCGGCGGGCACGTCAGCCTCGACAGCCTGCCGGGCCAGGGCACCTGCGTACGCCTGTACCTGCCTCGCCTGCATTCTCTGGTGGCGGAACCGGTAGTGACGGAAGAAACAACGCAGACACCCGCCGTCGCGACCGGGGAAACCGTGGTAGTGGTCGAGGACGATCCGGCGGTGCGCATGCTGGTCATGGACTTGCTTAAGGAGCTGGGTTATCGCGCCCACGAGGCCGAAGACGCCAAGGGTGCCCTGCCGTTGCTGGAGTCCGACCTGCGCGTCGACCTGCTGGTGACCGATGTCGGCCTGCCGGGCATGAACGGCCGGCAACTGGCGGAAATCGCCCGTCAGCACCGTCCGGGGCTCAAAGTGCTGTTCATGACCGGCTATGCGCAGAAAGCCGCCGAACGCCAGGGTTTCCTGGAAGACGGCATGGACATGGTAGCCAAGCCGTTCTCCATTGATCTTCTGGCTGGCAAGATCCGTACGATGATCAGCCAAAACCCGTGA
- a CDS encoding peptidylprolyl isomerase: MKAQARHILVKTADEAEKLKQRIANGEAFDVLAKKFSTCPSGKRGGDLGEVRPGQMVGAIDAVIFKKPLRTVHGPIKSKFGYHLVQVFFRD, from the coding sequence ATGAAAGCCCAAGCCCGCCACATTCTGGTCAAGACTGCCGATGAGGCTGAAAAACTCAAACAACGCATCGCCAACGGTGAAGCGTTCGATGTGCTGGCGAAGAAGTTTTCGACCTGCCCATCCGGCAAGCGCGGCGGCGATCTGGGTGAAGTGCGGCCGGGGCAGATGGTCGGCGCCATCGACGCAGTGATCTTCAAGAAACCGCTGCGCACCGTGCACGGGCCGATCAAGAGCAAGTTCGGCTATCACCTGGTACAGGTGTTTTTCCGCGACTGA
- a CDS encoding sugar kinase, whose product MNTLSPLGPNTPRIALIGECMIELQQRADGSLQQSFGGDTLNTAVYLSRAMGDKAQVDYVTALGDDSFSDAMCRSWAAENIGLDLVQRLPGRLPGLYCIQTDAAGERRFLYWRNEAAVRDCFTTPAAAPILAALPDYDVLYFSGITLAVLGVKGREKLIETLIEARQRDARIVFDNNYRPRLWASVEEARAAYRSVLPHVDLALLTVDDEQALFHFEDCDAVFEAYAQIGTPEVVLKRGAEACLIRCDGEAFEVPAQKVEKVVDTTAAGDSFSAAYLASRLSGASPAQAAEAGHRLASRVIQVPGALIPRA is encoded by the coding sequence ATGAACACGCTCAGTCCATTGGGTCCGAACACCCCGCGCATCGCCTTGATCGGCGAATGCATGATCGAGCTTCAGCAGCGTGCCGACGGCAGCCTGCAACAGAGTTTCGGCGGCGATACGCTGAACACGGCGGTCTATCTGTCCCGCGCCATGGGTGACAAGGCGCAGGTCGATTACGTTACTGCGCTGGGCGATGACAGCTTCAGTGACGCCATGTGCCGCAGTTGGGCCGCTGAAAACATTGGCCTGGATCTGGTTCAACGCTTGCCCGGTCGTTTGCCGGGTCTGTATTGCATCCAGACCGACGCTGCCGGGGAGCGGCGCTTTCTGTACTGGCGCAACGAGGCGGCCGTTCGCGATTGTTTCACGACCCCGGCGGCTGCGCCGATTCTGGCAGCGCTGCCGGATTACGACGTGCTGTATTTCAGTGGTATCACGCTGGCGGTGCTCGGCGTGAAGGGTCGGGAGAAACTGATCGAGACCTTGATCGAAGCCCGCCAGCGCGATGCGCGAATCGTCTTCGACAACAATTACCGGCCACGGCTGTGGGCCTCGGTAGAAGAGGCGCGGGCGGCGTATCGCAGCGTGTTGCCCCATGTCGATCTGGCGTTGCTGACGGTGGACGACGAGCAGGCGCTGTTCCATTTCGAAGACTGTGATGCAGTGTTTGAAGCGTATGCGCAGATCGGTACACCGGAAGTAGTGCTCAAGCGCGGTGCCGAAGCCTGTCTGATCCGTTGCGACGGGGAAGCGTTCGAAGTGCCGGCACAGAAGGTCGAGAAGGTGGTGGACACCACAGCGGCAGGGGATTCGTTCAGTGCGGCGTATCTGGCCAGTCGCTTGTCAGGCGCCAGTCCTGCGCAGGCGGCGGAGGCGGGGCATCGGTTGGCCAGTCGGGTGATTCAAGTGCCTGGAGCATTGATCCCCAGGGCGTGA
- a CDS encoding amino acid deaminase produces the protein MTTANNTAAVEKGDAAIGAQLVRDISLPALVLHREALEHNIRWMQKFVSDSGAELAPHGKTSMTPALFRRQLDAGAWGITLASATQTRAAYAHGVRRVLMANQLVGTPNMALIADLLAADSGFDFYCMVDHPDNVADLGAYFASRGVRLNVMIEYGVVGGRCGCRSEQEVIELAKAIGAQPALALTGIEGYEGVIHGDHAVTGIREFAASLVRLAVQLQDSGAFAIAKPIITASGSAWYDLIAESFEAQNAGGRFLSVLRPGSYVAHDHGIYKEAQCCVLDRRSDLHEGLRPALEVWAHVQSMPEPGFAVIALGKRDVAFDAGMPVPLLRYKAGVVPAVGDDVGACKVTAVMDQHAFMTVAPGVELRVGDIISFGTSHPCLTFDKWRVGLLVDEQLSVIETMETCF, from the coding sequence ATGACGACTGCCAACAACACTGCTGCCGTGGAAAAGGGTGATGCCGCCATTGGCGCGCAACTGGTACGTGACATCAGCCTGCCGGCGCTGGTGCTGCACCGCGAAGCGCTGGAGCACAACATTCGCTGGATGCAAAAGTTTGTCAGCGACAGTGGCGCCGAACTCGCGCCCCACGGCAAGACCAGCATGACCCCAGCGCTGTTTCGTCGTCAGCTCGACGCCGGCGCCTGGGGCATCACCCTGGCCAGCGCCACCCAGACCCGTGCCGCTTACGCCCATGGCGTGCGTCGGGTGTTGATGGCCAACCAACTGGTCGGCACGCCGAACATGGCGTTGATTGCCGATCTGTTGGCGGCCGATTCGGGTTTCGATTTCTATTGCATGGTCGATCATCCGGACAACGTCGCCGATCTGGGCGCTTACTTCGCGTCACGCGGTGTGCGCCTGAACGTCATGATCGAATACGGCGTGGTTGGCGGCCGTTGCGGCTGCCGCAGCGAGCAGGAAGTCATCGAACTGGCCAAGGCCATCGGCGCGCAACCAGCGCTGGCCCTGACCGGTATCGAAGGTTACGAAGGCGTGATTCATGGCGATCACGCTGTCACCGGCATCCGTGAATTCGCCGCCTCGCTGGTGCGACTGGCGGTGCAGTTGCAGGACAGCGGCGCGTTCGCCATCGCCAAGCCGATCATCACTGCGTCGGGTTCGGCCTGGTACGACCTGATTGCCGAGTCGTTCGAAGCGCAGAACGCAGGCGGGCGTTTCCTCAGCGTGTTGCGCCCCGGCAGTTATGTGGCCCATGACCATGGCATCTACAAAGAGGCGCAGTGCTGTGTACTCGACCGTCGCAGCGATCTGCATGAAGGCCTGCGTCCGGCGCTGGAAGTCTGGGCTCATGTGCAATCGATGCCGGAGCCGGGCTTTGCCGTGATTGCCCTGGGCAAGCGTGATGTGGCGTTCGATGCCGGGATGCCGGTGCCGTTGCTGCGTTACAAGGCCGGCGTGGTGCCAGCGGTGGGGGACGATGTCGGCGCCTGCAAGGTGACGGCGGTGATGGATCAGCACGCGTTCATGACCGTGGCACCGGGTGTGGAATTGCGCGTGGGTGACATCATTTCCTTCGGTACTTCGCACCCATGCCTGACCTTCGATAAGTGGCGCGTAGGGCTGCTGGTGGACGAGCAGCTGTCGGTGATCGAAACCATGGAAACCTGTTTCTGA